In the Arachis ipaensis cultivar K30076 chromosome B10, Araip1.1, whole genome shotgun sequence genome, one interval contains:
- the LOC107622188 gene encoding stellacyanin-like produces MASSSARLALIAVSMVLLWSVCIATDYVVGDDKGWSPYFNYTQWAHDKDFHVGDRLVFKYDKQKHNVFKVNGTLFNSCTAPNDTEPFSSGHDFISLETEGRKWYICGKSDHCVNRQMKLLIYVGSAAPAPAPTSGAPHSLPSSSSFYIAATLAIAAILFF; encoded by the exons aTGGCGTCATCATCAGCTCGCTTAGCCTTGATTGCTGTTTCCATGGTTTTGCTTTGGTCGGTCTGTATAGCAACTGATTACGTCGTGGGTGATGACAAGGGCTGGTCTCCTTATTTCAATTACACACAGTGGGCACATGATAAAGATTTCCACGTCGGTGACCGCCTCG TGTTCAAATACGACAAGCAGAAGCACAATGTGTTCAAAGTGAATGGTACACTCTTTAACTCATGCACCGCCCCAAACGACACAGAGCCATTTTCCTCAGGTCATGATTTCATTTCACTGGAAACCGAAGGAAGGAAGTGGTACATCTGTGGAAAGAGCGACCACTGTGTTAACCGTCAGATGAAGCTACTCATCTATGTCGGATCTGCTGCTCCTGCACCTGCtcctacttctggtgctcctcatTCTTTGCCGTCGTCGTCGTCGTTCTACATTGCTGCAACTCTTGCCATTGCTGCCATTTTATTCTTCTGA
- the LOC107621252 gene encoding annexin A13, with translation MATNILTFSNHNLELDSKKIQDSLVGLRQQLNPSSLAGLSQLERQQLRETYKAEYGEDLTSHFQRYYNEEDDGLKSSSMKCSLCALSLWILDPHERDAVVAREALQQDEINFKALVEIFVGRKSSHVLLITQAYHKRFRRLLDQDIINLDPPSPFQKILVALAASHKAHEADVSQHISKCDARRLYETGEGSLGAADEAVVLEILSKRSIPQLKLTFSSYKRIYGHDYTKAIKRGEYGQFGEALTVVVKCIYNPACYYAKLLHRSMKGGRRGIETLARTLISRVEVDMDDINNVFKEKYGKDLTHFLHEAIPSGHYRDFLVTLATRCNTIFSFCI, from the exons ATGGCTACCAACATTCTAACCTTCTCAAACCACAATTTGGAGCTTGATTCCAAGAAGATTCAAGACTCTTTGGTGGGTTTGAGGCAACAACTGAATCCATCTTCTCTTGCTGGATTAAGCCAACTTGAAAGGCAACAACTAAGGGAAACCTACAAAGCAGAGTATGGTGAAGACTTAACAAGTCACTTCCAAAGATATTATAATGAAGAAGATGATGGGTTGAAATCATCATCAATGAAATGTTCTTTGTGTGCTTTGTCCTTGTGGATTCTTGACCCACATGAAAGAGATGCAGTTGTAGCCAGAGAAGCTCTTCAACAAGATGAGATCAATTTCAAGGCTCTTGTGGAAATTTTTGTGGGCAGAAAATCAAGTCATGTTCTCCTCATCACACAAGCATATCACAAAAGGTTTAGAAGGCTTTTGGATCAAGACATTATCAATTTGGACCCTCCAAGTCCATTTCAAAAG ATTCTGGTGGCATTAGCTGCATCACACAAAGCACATGAAGCAGATGTGAGCCAACATATATCTAAGTGCGATGCAAGGAGGCTTTATGAAACTGGTGAGGGAAGCTTAGGAGCTGCAGATGAAGCTGTTGTTCTTGAAATCCTGAGCAAGAGAAGCATTCCCCAATTGAAGCTAACATTTTCCAGTTACAAACGCATTTATGGCCATGACTACACAAAA GCCATCAAGAGGGGAGAGTATGGGCAATTTGGTGAAGCTCTAACTGTGGTTGTTAAATGTATTTATAATCCAGCATGCTATTATGCAAAG TTACTGCATAGAAGCATGAAAGGGGGAAGAAGAGGCATAGAAACATTGGCACGAACATTGATAAGTAGGGTTGAGGTGGACATGGATGACATCAACAACGTTTTCAAGGAAAAGTACGGCAAGGACCTTACTCATTTTCTTCATGAAGCCATTCCATCTGGTCACTACAGAGATTTTCTAGTTACCTTGGCCACCAGATGTAATACAATTTTCTCATTTtgtatatga